The following DNA comes from Chloroflexota bacterium.
TAATGCATGGCTTGACACTAACCACATACAGGCTGTTTGTAGGTATTCAGCATAAGTCGGACTTTTCGTTCGCGGAGTAAATGGGTCTTTTCAGCGCCAGGATCATGCCCCGGATCGCGCTCGGCTCTGGTAGTTTTCCCTCGTTTCTATGGCTCCCATCGTAACTTCGAGTTGTCGCTGTGGATTCATGTTCAGCCCACCTTGCTCCAAGGTAGGGTGGTTTTGTGACCGCTGAAGAAACACAGCCTCTCCTCTGGGAACGAGCAGATACCGGCAAGCGCCTTGCGGAGAGACTGGAGTGACAACCCTACATCCATTATTTATGAGTTATAATCCTAACCTTGGGTGAAGTGAAGAGATAGCAGTAATGAACAGCCATGGCAAGCCAGATCGCCGCTCCATTGCTGTTTGCCGTACATGAGCTAGAGGCTTGTTACCAGCCGTGCATTTGCCGCTGGTGGGTCAAGCTGTGGCAAGAGAGCCTTGACTACATAGATGAAAAGAGACTAGGTTATGAATATTTGATGAGGAGGCATGATCATGGACGAAATCGAGAAACTGCTGCGTGAGTTATCCGAAGCGAAAGGTGTAGCCGGGTATGAGAAAGAGGTACGTGATCTTATTCGTGGTCACTTTCAATCGATGGGGGAGATCACCCAAGATAAAATTGGCAGCTTGATTTGCAAGAAACGTGGAGTGGCAGACCAGCCAAGGGTAGTGGTTGCGGCTCACATGGACGAGATCGGGTTTATGGTGAAGTATATTACCAAGGAAGGCTTCATCAAGTTCAGTTCCCTCGGAGGCTGGTGGGATCAAGTTTTGCTCGCCCAGCGAGTGCTAATCAAGACCAGCAAGGGCGACGTAATCGGTGTGATGGGTGCCAAACCTCCTCATCTTCAATCGGACGAAGAGCGCAAGAAAGTCATGGAAAAGAAACACATGTATATCGACATTGGCGCTACCTCACAACAAGAGGTCGAAGAAGCCGGGGTGCGCATTGGCGACCCCATAGTGCCCCTCAGCGAGTTCACTATCATGGCTGGTTCTAAAGCATATCTGTCCAAGGCGTTTGATGATCGCGTGGGCTGCGCGCTATTGATAGCAGTCATGCAAAGGCTGAGTGGCACAGATCACCCTAACACGCTTTTCTGTGTGGCCACAGCTCAAGAGGAGGTCGGGGCAAGAGGAGCGACTACCAGCGTTGAGTTGATTAACCCTGATGTGGCGATCATTTCCGAAGTGGACATCGCCGGAGATGTGCCTGGAATCAATCCCGAGGAGGCGCCCATCAAGCTCGGTGGCGGTCCAGTGCTGCTTGCCTACGACGCACGTATGATCCCCAACCTCCAGCTCCGTGACCTGGTAATCGATACG
Coding sequences within:
- a CDS encoding M42 family metallopeptidase → MDEIEKLLRELSEAKGVAGYEKEVRDLIRGHFQSMGEITQDKIGSLICKKRGVADQPRVVVAAHMDEIGFMVKYITKEGFIKFSSLGGWWDQVLLAQRVLIKTSKGDVIGVMGAKPPHLQSDEERKKVMEKKHMYIDIGATSQQEVEEAGVRIGDPIVPLSEFTIMAGSKAYLSKAFDDRVGCALLIAVMQRLSGTDHPNTLFCVATAQEEVGARGATTSVELINPDVAIISEVDIAGDVPGINPEEAPIKLGGGPVLLAYDARMIPNLQLRDLVIDTAKNCNIPLQISAMEGGATDGGPIHLHKSGVPTVVLGVPTRHIHCHNAIVRREDFDRAVDLLTAVIERLDKRTVADLTSWCESLSR